From Chlorocebus sabaeus isolate Y175 chromosome 15, mChlSab1.0.hap1, whole genome shotgun sequence, the proteins below share one genomic window:
- the ECE2 gene encoding endothelin-converting enzyme 2 isoform X1 yields MNVALQELGAGNNMVEYKRATLRDEDATETPVEGGASPDAMEVGKGASPFSPGPSPGMTPGTPRSSGLFWRVTCPHLRSISGLCSRTMVGFQKGTRQLLGSRTQLELVLAGVSLLLAALLLGCLVALGVQSHRDPSHSTCLTEACIRVAGKILESLDRGVSPCEDFYQFSCGGWIQRNPLPDGRSRWNTFNSLWDQNQAILKHLLENTTFNSSSEAERKTQRFYLSCLQVERIEELGAQPLRDLIDKIGGWNITGPWDQDNFMEVLKAVAGTYRATPFFTIYISADSKSSNSNVIQVDQSGLFLPSRDYYLNRTANEKVLTAYLDYMEELGMLLGGRPTSTREQMQQVLELEIQLANITVPQDQRRDEEKIYHKMSISELQALAPSMDWLEFLSFLLSPLELSDSEPVVVYGMDYLQQVSELINRTEPSILNNYLIWNLVQKTTSSLDRRFESAQEKLLETLYGTKKSCVPRWQTCISNTDDALGFALGSLFVKATFDRQSKEIAEGMIGEIRTAFEEALGQLVWMDEKTRQAAKEKADAIYDMIGFPDFILEPKELDDVYDGYEVSEDSFFQNMLNLYNFSAKVMADQLRKPPSRDQWSMTPQTVNAYYLPTKNEIVFPAGILQAPFYARNHPKALNFGGIGVVMGHELTHAFDDQGREYDKEGNLRPWWQNESLAAFRNHTACMEEQYNQYQVNGERLNGRQTLGENIADNGGLKAAYNAYKAWLRKHGEEQQLPAVGLTNHQLFFVGFAQVWCSVRTPESSHEGLVTDPHSPARFRVLGTLSNSRDFLRHFGCPVGSPMNPGQLCEVW; encoded by the exons ATGAACGTCGCGCTGCAGGAGCTGGGAGCTGGCAACAAC ATGGTGGAGTACAAACGGGCCACGCTTCGGGATGAAGACGCAACCGAGACCCCCGTAGAGGGCGGGGCCTCCCCGGACGCCATGGAGGTGGGCAAGGGGGCTTCCCCTTTCTCACCAGGCCCCAGCCCTGGCATGACGCCTGGCACACCCAGGAGCTCTGGGCTGTTCTGGAGGGTCACCTGCCCCCACCTCCGCTCCATCTCTGGCCTCTGCTCTAGGACTATG GTGGGATTCCAGAAGGGGACAAGACAGCTGTTAGGCTCACGCACGCAGCTGGAGCTGGTCTTGGCAGGTGTCTCTCTACTGCTGGCTGCACTGCTTCTGGGCTGCCTTGTGGCCCTGGGGGTCCAGTCCCACAGAG ACCCATCCCACAGCACCTGCCTTACAGAGGCCTGCATTCGAGTGGCTGGAAAAATCCTGGAGTCCCTGGACCGAGGGGTGAGCCCCTGTGAGGACTTTTACCAGTTCTCCTGTGGGGGCTGGATTCAGAGGAACCCCCTGCCCGATGGGCGTTCTCGCTGGAACACCTTCAACAGCCTCTGGGACCAAAACCAGGCCATACTGAAGCACCTGCTTG AAAACACCACCTTCAACTCTAGCAGTGAAGCTGAGCGGAAGACACAGCGCTTCTACCTATCTTGCCTACAGGTGGAGCGCATTGAGGAGCTGGGAGCCCAGCCACTGAGAGACCTCATTGACAAG ATTGGTGGTTGGAACATTACAGGGCCCTGGGACCAGGATAACTTTATGGAGGTGTTGAAGGCAGTAGCAGGGACCTACAGGGCCACCCCATTCTTCACCATCTACATCAGTGCCGACTCTAAGAGTTCCAACAGCAATGTTATCCAG GTGGACCAGTCTGGGCTCTTTCTGCCCTCTCGGGATTACTACTTAAACAGAACTGCCAATGAGAAA GTGCTTACTGCCTATCTGGACTACATGGAGGAGCTGGGGATGCTGCTGGGTGGGCGGCCCACCTCCACGAGGGAGCAGATGCAGCAGGTGCTGGAGCTGGAGATACAACTGGCCAACATCACAGTGCCCCAGGACCAGCGGCGCGATGAGGAGAAAATCTATCACAAGATGAGCATTTCAGAGCTGCAG gCTCTGGCGCCCTCCATGGACTGGCTTGAGTTCCTGTCTTTCTTGCTGTCACCATTGGAGTTGAGTGACTCTGAGCCTGTGGTGGTGTATGGGATGGATTATTTGCAGCAGGTGTCAGAGCTCATCAACCGCACAGAACCAAG CATCCTGAACAATTACCTGATCTGGAACCTAGTGCAAAAGACAACCTCAAGCCTGGACCGACGCTTTGAGTCTGCACAAGAGAAGCTGCTGGAGACCCTCTATGGCACTAAGAAG TCCTGTGTGCCGAGGTGGCAGACCTGCATCTCCAACACAGATGACGCCCTTGGCTTCGCTTTGGGCTCCCTCTTCGTGAAGGCCACATTTGACCGGCAAAGCAAAGAAATT GCAGAGGGGATGATCGGCGAAATCCGGACTGCATTTGAGGAGGCCCTGGGACAGCTGGTTTGGATGGATGAGAAGACCCGCCAGGCAGCCAAGGAGAAA GCAGACGCCATCTATGATATGATTGGTTTCCCAGACTTTATCCTGGAGCCCAAAGAGCTGGATGATGTTTATGATGGG TACGAAGTTTCTGAAGATTCTTTCTTCCAAAACATGTTGAATTTGTACAACTTCTCTGCCAAGGTGATGGCTGACCAGCTCCGCAAGCCTCCCAGCCGAGACCA gtgGAGCATGACCCCCCAGACAGTGAATGCCTACTACCTTCCAACTAAGAATGAGATCGTCTTCCCCGCTGGCATCCTGCAGGCCCCCTTCTATGCCCGCAACCACCCCAA GGCCCTGAACTTTGGTGGTATCGGTGTGGTCATGGGCCACGAGTTGACACATGCCTTTGATGACCAAG GGCGTGAGTATGACAAAGAAGGGAACCTGCGGCCTTGGTGGCAGAATGAGTCACTGGCAGCCTTCCGGAACCACACGGCCTGCATGGAGGAACAGTACAATCAATACCAGGTCAATGGGGAGAGGCTCAACGGCCGCCAGACACTGGGGGAGAACATTGCCGACAACGGGGGTCTGAAGGCTGCCTACAAT GCTTACAAAGCGTGGCTGAGAAAGCATGGGGAGGAGCAGCAGCTACCAGCCGTGGGGCTCACTAACCACCAGCTCTTCTTCGTGGGATTTGCCCAG GTGTGGTGCTCGGTCCGCACACCAGAGAGCTCTCACGAGGGGCTGGTGACCGACCCCCACAGCCCTGCCCGCTTCCGCGTGCTGGGCACTCTCTCCAACTCCCGTGACTTCCTGCGGCACTTCGGCTGCCCTGTCGGCTCCCCCATGAACCCGGggcagctgtgtgaggtgtggtaG
- the ECE2 gene encoding endothelin-converting enzyme 2 isoform X3, with protein sequence MNVALQELGAGNNMVEYKRATLRDEDATETPVEGGASPDAMEVGFQKGTRQLLGSRTQLELVLAGVSLLLAALLLGCLVALGVQSHRDPSHSTCLTEACIRVAGKILESLDRGVSPCEDFYQFSCGGWIQRNPLPDGRSRWNTFNSLWDQNQAILKHLLENTTFNSSSEAERKTQRFYLSCLQVERIEELGAQPLRDLIDKIGGWNITGPWDQDNFMEVLKAVAGTYRATPFFTIYISADSKSSNSNVIQVDQSGLFLPSRDYYLNRTANEKVLTAYLDYMEELGMLLGGRPTSTREQMQQVLELEIQLANITVPQDQRRDEEKIYHKMSISELQALAPSMDWLEFLSFLLSPLELSDSEPVVVYGMDYLQQVSELINRTEPSILNNYLIWNLVQKTTSSLDRRFESAQEKLLETLYGTKKSCVPRWQTCISNTDDALGFALGSLFVKATFDRQSKEIAEGMIGEIRTAFEEALGQLVWMDEKTRQAAKEKADAIYDMIGFPDFILEPKELDDVYDGYEVSEDSFFQNMLNLYNFSAKVMADQLRKPPSRDQWSMTPQTVNAYYLPTKNEIVFPAGILQAPFYARNHPKALNFGGIGVVMGHELTHAFDDQGREYDKEGNLRPWWQNESLAAFRNHTACMEEQYNQYQVNGERLNGRQTLGENIADNGGLKAAYNAYKAWLRKHGEEQQLPAVGLTNHQLFFVGFAQVWCSVRTPESSHEGLVTDPHSPARFRVLGTLSNSRDFLRHFGCPVGSPMNPGQLCEVW encoded by the exons ATGAACGTCGCGCTGCAGGAGCTGGGAGCTGGCAACAAC ATGGTGGAGTACAAACGGGCCACGCTTCGGGATGAAGACGCAACCGAGACCCCCGTAGAGGGCGGGGCCTCCCCGGACGCCATGGAG GTGGGATTCCAGAAGGGGACAAGACAGCTGTTAGGCTCACGCACGCAGCTGGAGCTGGTCTTGGCAGGTGTCTCTCTACTGCTGGCTGCACTGCTTCTGGGCTGCCTTGTGGCCCTGGGGGTCCAGTCCCACAGAG ACCCATCCCACAGCACCTGCCTTACAGAGGCCTGCATTCGAGTGGCTGGAAAAATCCTGGAGTCCCTGGACCGAGGGGTGAGCCCCTGTGAGGACTTTTACCAGTTCTCCTGTGGGGGCTGGATTCAGAGGAACCCCCTGCCCGATGGGCGTTCTCGCTGGAACACCTTCAACAGCCTCTGGGACCAAAACCAGGCCATACTGAAGCACCTGCTTG AAAACACCACCTTCAACTCTAGCAGTGAAGCTGAGCGGAAGACACAGCGCTTCTACCTATCTTGCCTACAGGTGGAGCGCATTGAGGAGCTGGGAGCCCAGCCACTGAGAGACCTCATTGACAAG ATTGGTGGTTGGAACATTACAGGGCCCTGGGACCAGGATAACTTTATGGAGGTGTTGAAGGCAGTAGCAGGGACCTACAGGGCCACCCCATTCTTCACCATCTACATCAGTGCCGACTCTAAGAGTTCCAACAGCAATGTTATCCAG GTGGACCAGTCTGGGCTCTTTCTGCCCTCTCGGGATTACTACTTAAACAGAACTGCCAATGAGAAA GTGCTTACTGCCTATCTGGACTACATGGAGGAGCTGGGGATGCTGCTGGGTGGGCGGCCCACCTCCACGAGGGAGCAGATGCAGCAGGTGCTGGAGCTGGAGATACAACTGGCCAACATCACAGTGCCCCAGGACCAGCGGCGCGATGAGGAGAAAATCTATCACAAGATGAGCATTTCAGAGCTGCAG gCTCTGGCGCCCTCCATGGACTGGCTTGAGTTCCTGTCTTTCTTGCTGTCACCATTGGAGTTGAGTGACTCTGAGCCTGTGGTGGTGTATGGGATGGATTATTTGCAGCAGGTGTCAGAGCTCATCAACCGCACAGAACCAAG CATCCTGAACAATTACCTGATCTGGAACCTAGTGCAAAAGACAACCTCAAGCCTGGACCGACGCTTTGAGTCTGCACAAGAGAAGCTGCTGGAGACCCTCTATGGCACTAAGAAG TCCTGTGTGCCGAGGTGGCAGACCTGCATCTCCAACACAGATGACGCCCTTGGCTTCGCTTTGGGCTCCCTCTTCGTGAAGGCCACATTTGACCGGCAAAGCAAAGAAATT GCAGAGGGGATGATCGGCGAAATCCGGACTGCATTTGAGGAGGCCCTGGGACAGCTGGTTTGGATGGATGAGAAGACCCGCCAGGCAGCCAAGGAGAAA GCAGACGCCATCTATGATATGATTGGTTTCCCAGACTTTATCCTGGAGCCCAAAGAGCTGGATGATGTTTATGATGGG TACGAAGTTTCTGAAGATTCTTTCTTCCAAAACATGTTGAATTTGTACAACTTCTCTGCCAAGGTGATGGCTGACCAGCTCCGCAAGCCTCCCAGCCGAGACCA gtgGAGCATGACCCCCCAGACAGTGAATGCCTACTACCTTCCAACTAAGAATGAGATCGTCTTCCCCGCTGGCATCCTGCAGGCCCCCTTCTATGCCCGCAACCACCCCAA GGCCCTGAACTTTGGTGGTATCGGTGTGGTCATGGGCCACGAGTTGACACATGCCTTTGATGACCAAG GGCGTGAGTATGACAAAGAAGGGAACCTGCGGCCTTGGTGGCAGAATGAGTCACTGGCAGCCTTCCGGAACCACACGGCCTGCATGGAGGAACAGTACAATCAATACCAGGTCAATGGGGAGAGGCTCAACGGCCGCCAGACACTGGGGGAGAACATTGCCGACAACGGGGGTCTGAAGGCTGCCTACAAT GCTTACAAAGCGTGGCTGAGAAAGCATGGGGAGGAGCAGCAGCTACCAGCCGTGGGGCTCACTAACCACCAGCTCTTCTTCGTGGGATTTGCCCAG GTGTGGTGCTCGGTCCGCACACCAGAGAGCTCTCACGAGGGGCTGGTGACCGACCCCCACAGCCCTGCCCGCTTCCGCGTGCTGGGCACTCTCTCCAACTCCCGTGACTTCCTGCGGCACTTCGGCTGCCCTGTCGGCTCCCCCATGAACCCGGggcagctgtgtgaggtgtggtaG
- the ECE2 gene encoding endothelin-converting enzyme 2 isoform X4, whose product MNVALQELGAGNNVGFQKGTRQLLGSRTQLELVLAGVSLLLAALLLGCLVALGVQSHRDPSHSTCLTEACIRVAGKILESLDRGVSPCEDFYQFSCGGWIQRNPLPDGRSRWNTFNSLWDQNQAILKHLLENTTFNSSSEAERKTQRFYLSCLQVERIEELGAQPLRDLIDKIGGWNITGPWDQDNFMEVLKAVAGTYRATPFFTIYISADSKSSNSNVIQVDQSGLFLPSRDYYLNRTANEKVLTAYLDYMEELGMLLGGRPTSTREQMQQVLELEIQLANITVPQDQRRDEEKIYHKMSISELQALAPSMDWLEFLSFLLSPLELSDSEPVVVYGMDYLQQVSELINRTEPSILNNYLIWNLVQKTTSSLDRRFESAQEKLLETLYGTKKSCVPRWQTCISNTDDALGFALGSLFVKATFDRQSKEIAEGMIGEIRTAFEEALGQLVWMDEKTRQAAKEKADAIYDMIGFPDFILEPKELDDVYDGYEVSEDSFFQNMLNLYNFSAKVMADQLRKPPSRDQWSMTPQTVNAYYLPTKNEIVFPAGILQAPFYARNHPKALNFGGIGVVMGHELTHAFDDQGREYDKEGNLRPWWQNESLAAFRNHTACMEEQYNQYQVNGERLNGRQTLGENIADNGGLKAAYNAYKAWLRKHGEEQQLPAVGLTNHQLFFVGFAQVWCSVRTPESSHEGLVTDPHSPARFRVLGTLSNSRDFLRHFGCPVGSPMNPGQLCEVW is encoded by the exons ATGAACGTCGCGCTGCAGGAGCTGGGAGCTGGCAACAAC GTGGGATTCCAGAAGGGGACAAGACAGCTGTTAGGCTCACGCACGCAGCTGGAGCTGGTCTTGGCAGGTGTCTCTCTACTGCTGGCTGCACTGCTTCTGGGCTGCCTTGTGGCCCTGGGGGTCCAGTCCCACAGAG ACCCATCCCACAGCACCTGCCTTACAGAGGCCTGCATTCGAGTGGCTGGAAAAATCCTGGAGTCCCTGGACCGAGGGGTGAGCCCCTGTGAGGACTTTTACCAGTTCTCCTGTGGGGGCTGGATTCAGAGGAACCCCCTGCCCGATGGGCGTTCTCGCTGGAACACCTTCAACAGCCTCTGGGACCAAAACCAGGCCATACTGAAGCACCTGCTTG AAAACACCACCTTCAACTCTAGCAGTGAAGCTGAGCGGAAGACACAGCGCTTCTACCTATCTTGCCTACAGGTGGAGCGCATTGAGGAGCTGGGAGCCCAGCCACTGAGAGACCTCATTGACAAG ATTGGTGGTTGGAACATTACAGGGCCCTGGGACCAGGATAACTTTATGGAGGTGTTGAAGGCAGTAGCAGGGACCTACAGGGCCACCCCATTCTTCACCATCTACATCAGTGCCGACTCTAAGAGTTCCAACAGCAATGTTATCCAG GTGGACCAGTCTGGGCTCTTTCTGCCCTCTCGGGATTACTACTTAAACAGAACTGCCAATGAGAAA GTGCTTACTGCCTATCTGGACTACATGGAGGAGCTGGGGATGCTGCTGGGTGGGCGGCCCACCTCCACGAGGGAGCAGATGCAGCAGGTGCTGGAGCTGGAGATACAACTGGCCAACATCACAGTGCCCCAGGACCAGCGGCGCGATGAGGAGAAAATCTATCACAAGATGAGCATTTCAGAGCTGCAG gCTCTGGCGCCCTCCATGGACTGGCTTGAGTTCCTGTCTTTCTTGCTGTCACCATTGGAGTTGAGTGACTCTGAGCCTGTGGTGGTGTATGGGATGGATTATTTGCAGCAGGTGTCAGAGCTCATCAACCGCACAGAACCAAG CATCCTGAACAATTACCTGATCTGGAACCTAGTGCAAAAGACAACCTCAAGCCTGGACCGACGCTTTGAGTCTGCACAAGAGAAGCTGCTGGAGACCCTCTATGGCACTAAGAAG TCCTGTGTGCCGAGGTGGCAGACCTGCATCTCCAACACAGATGACGCCCTTGGCTTCGCTTTGGGCTCCCTCTTCGTGAAGGCCACATTTGACCGGCAAAGCAAAGAAATT GCAGAGGGGATGATCGGCGAAATCCGGACTGCATTTGAGGAGGCCCTGGGACAGCTGGTTTGGATGGATGAGAAGACCCGCCAGGCAGCCAAGGAGAAA GCAGACGCCATCTATGATATGATTGGTTTCCCAGACTTTATCCTGGAGCCCAAAGAGCTGGATGATGTTTATGATGGG TACGAAGTTTCTGAAGATTCTTTCTTCCAAAACATGTTGAATTTGTACAACTTCTCTGCCAAGGTGATGGCTGACCAGCTCCGCAAGCCTCCCAGCCGAGACCA gtgGAGCATGACCCCCCAGACAGTGAATGCCTACTACCTTCCAACTAAGAATGAGATCGTCTTCCCCGCTGGCATCCTGCAGGCCCCCTTCTATGCCCGCAACCACCCCAA GGCCCTGAACTTTGGTGGTATCGGTGTGGTCATGGGCCACGAGTTGACACATGCCTTTGATGACCAAG GGCGTGAGTATGACAAAGAAGGGAACCTGCGGCCTTGGTGGCAGAATGAGTCACTGGCAGCCTTCCGGAACCACACGGCCTGCATGGAGGAACAGTACAATCAATACCAGGTCAATGGGGAGAGGCTCAACGGCCGCCAGACACTGGGGGAGAACATTGCCGACAACGGGGGTCTGAAGGCTGCCTACAAT GCTTACAAAGCGTGGCTGAGAAAGCATGGGGAGGAGCAGCAGCTACCAGCCGTGGGGCTCACTAACCACCAGCTCTTCTTCGTGGGATTTGCCCAG GTGTGGTGCTCGGTCCGCACACCAGAGAGCTCTCACGAGGGGCTGGTGACCGACCCCCACAGCCCTGCCCGCTTCCGCGTGCTGGGCACTCTCTCCAACTCCCGTGACTTCCTGCGGCACTTCGGCTGCCCTGTCGGCTCCCCCATGAACCCGGggcagctgtgtgaggtgtggtaG
- the ECE2 gene encoding endothelin-converting enzyme 2 isoform X2, producing the protein MNVALQELGAGNNMVEYKRATLRDEDATETPVEGGASPDAMEVGKGASPFSPGPSPGMTPGTPRSSGLFWRVTCPHLRSISGLCSRTMVGFQKGTRQLLGSRTQLELVLAGVSLLLAALLLGCLVALGVQSHRDPSHSTCLTEACIRVAGKILESLDRGVSPCEDFYQFSCGGWIQRNPLPDGRSRWNTFNSLWDQNQAILKHLLENTTFNSSSEAERKTQRFYLSCLQVERIEELGAQPLRDLIDKIGGWNITGPWDQDNFMEVLKAVAGTYRATPFFTIYISADSKSSNSNVIQVDQSGLFLPSRDYYLNRTANEKVLTAYLDYMEELGMLLGGRPTSTREQMQQVLELEIQLANITVPQDQRRDEEKIYHKMSISELQALAPSMDWLEFLSFLLSPLELSDSEPVVVYGMDYLQQVSELINRTEPSILNNYLIWNLVQKTTSSLDRRFESAQEKLLETLYGTKKAEGMIGEIRTAFEEALGQLVWMDEKTRQAAKEKADAIYDMIGFPDFILEPKELDDVYDGYEVSEDSFFQNMLNLYNFSAKVMADQLRKPPSRDQWSMTPQTVNAYYLPTKNEIVFPAGILQAPFYARNHPKALNFGGIGVVMGHELTHAFDDQGREYDKEGNLRPWWQNESLAAFRNHTACMEEQYNQYQVNGERLNGRQTLGENIADNGGLKAAYNAYKAWLRKHGEEQQLPAVGLTNHQLFFVGFAQVWCSVRTPESSHEGLVTDPHSPARFRVLGTLSNSRDFLRHFGCPVGSPMNPGQLCEVW; encoded by the exons ATGAACGTCGCGCTGCAGGAGCTGGGAGCTGGCAACAAC ATGGTGGAGTACAAACGGGCCACGCTTCGGGATGAAGACGCAACCGAGACCCCCGTAGAGGGCGGGGCCTCCCCGGACGCCATGGAGGTGGGCAAGGGGGCTTCCCCTTTCTCACCAGGCCCCAGCCCTGGCATGACGCCTGGCACACCCAGGAGCTCTGGGCTGTTCTGGAGGGTCACCTGCCCCCACCTCCGCTCCATCTCTGGCCTCTGCTCTAGGACTATG GTGGGATTCCAGAAGGGGACAAGACAGCTGTTAGGCTCACGCACGCAGCTGGAGCTGGTCTTGGCAGGTGTCTCTCTACTGCTGGCTGCACTGCTTCTGGGCTGCCTTGTGGCCCTGGGGGTCCAGTCCCACAGAG ACCCATCCCACAGCACCTGCCTTACAGAGGCCTGCATTCGAGTGGCTGGAAAAATCCTGGAGTCCCTGGACCGAGGGGTGAGCCCCTGTGAGGACTTTTACCAGTTCTCCTGTGGGGGCTGGATTCAGAGGAACCCCCTGCCCGATGGGCGTTCTCGCTGGAACACCTTCAACAGCCTCTGGGACCAAAACCAGGCCATACTGAAGCACCTGCTTG AAAACACCACCTTCAACTCTAGCAGTGAAGCTGAGCGGAAGACACAGCGCTTCTACCTATCTTGCCTACAGGTGGAGCGCATTGAGGAGCTGGGAGCCCAGCCACTGAGAGACCTCATTGACAAG ATTGGTGGTTGGAACATTACAGGGCCCTGGGACCAGGATAACTTTATGGAGGTGTTGAAGGCAGTAGCAGGGACCTACAGGGCCACCCCATTCTTCACCATCTACATCAGTGCCGACTCTAAGAGTTCCAACAGCAATGTTATCCAG GTGGACCAGTCTGGGCTCTTTCTGCCCTCTCGGGATTACTACTTAAACAGAACTGCCAATGAGAAA GTGCTTACTGCCTATCTGGACTACATGGAGGAGCTGGGGATGCTGCTGGGTGGGCGGCCCACCTCCACGAGGGAGCAGATGCAGCAGGTGCTGGAGCTGGAGATACAACTGGCCAACATCACAGTGCCCCAGGACCAGCGGCGCGATGAGGAGAAAATCTATCACAAGATGAGCATTTCAGAGCTGCAG gCTCTGGCGCCCTCCATGGACTGGCTTGAGTTCCTGTCTTTCTTGCTGTCACCATTGGAGTTGAGTGACTCTGAGCCTGTGGTGGTGTATGGGATGGATTATTTGCAGCAGGTGTCAGAGCTCATCAACCGCACAGAACCAAG CATCCTGAACAATTACCTGATCTGGAACCTAGTGCAAAAGACAACCTCAAGCCTGGACCGACGCTTTGAGTCTGCACAAGAGAAGCTGCTGGAGACCCTCTATGGCACTAAGAAG GCAGAGGGGATGATCGGCGAAATCCGGACTGCATTTGAGGAGGCCCTGGGACAGCTGGTTTGGATGGATGAGAAGACCCGCCAGGCAGCCAAGGAGAAA GCAGACGCCATCTATGATATGATTGGTTTCCCAGACTTTATCCTGGAGCCCAAAGAGCTGGATGATGTTTATGATGGG TACGAAGTTTCTGAAGATTCTTTCTTCCAAAACATGTTGAATTTGTACAACTTCTCTGCCAAGGTGATGGCTGACCAGCTCCGCAAGCCTCCCAGCCGAGACCA gtgGAGCATGACCCCCCAGACAGTGAATGCCTACTACCTTCCAACTAAGAATGAGATCGTCTTCCCCGCTGGCATCCTGCAGGCCCCCTTCTATGCCCGCAACCACCCCAA GGCCCTGAACTTTGGTGGTATCGGTGTGGTCATGGGCCACGAGTTGACACATGCCTTTGATGACCAAG GGCGTGAGTATGACAAAGAAGGGAACCTGCGGCCTTGGTGGCAGAATGAGTCACTGGCAGCCTTCCGGAACCACACGGCCTGCATGGAGGAACAGTACAATCAATACCAGGTCAATGGGGAGAGGCTCAACGGCCGCCAGACACTGGGGGAGAACATTGCCGACAACGGGGGTCTGAAGGCTGCCTACAAT GCTTACAAAGCGTGGCTGAGAAAGCATGGGGAGGAGCAGCAGCTACCAGCCGTGGGGCTCACTAACCACCAGCTCTTCTTCGTGGGATTTGCCCAG GTGTGGTGCTCGGTCCGCACACCAGAGAGCTCTCACGAGGGGCTGGTGACCGACCCCCACAGCCCTGCCCGCTTCCGCGTGCTGGGCACTCTCTCCAACTCCCGTGACTTCCTGCGGCACTTCGGCTGCCCTGTCGGCTCCCCCATGAACCCGGggcagctgtgtgaggtgtggtaG